AGATCGAGCATCTCCCGGCTCTGCTCGTTCCTCGGCGTGATCGCCGGAAATGTCCTCGCATCAATAGATCCAGGATCGTCTCCGCATCCCTGTGGTCGTTCTTGTGTCTCGATAATGCTGCTCGACGGAT
This is a stretch of genomic DNA from Chloracidobacterium sp.. It encodes these proteins:
- a CDS encoding transposase, coding for FYRKCGKDAVIGTEATGSLWWFEKLLFDNGMTLKIGDPRMIRRAALSRHKNDHRDAETILDLLMRGHFRRSRRGTSRAGRCSIC